The following DNA comes from Methanobrevibacter sp..
TAATTAAGAGTATTTGAAGTTTAAAATTAATTAAAATATTTTCATTTCATGATTCAGCAGTTTAATCATTAATTTTAAAAAAGAAGTTAAAAGTTAGTTTCATTCACCAAAACTAACTCTTTCGAATTTTTCCAATGTTTTAAGTGATTTGGTTGCATCCACACCAATTTTAGTAGTTGTACCATCACTTTCAGCTACAGGATCAAGGGATGAACCACGAACATTAGGAACAATCATAATGTCACGGTCACCTTTAACACGAGTAGCTATAGCGTATTCAACGTCTTCAGCATCAAAAATATTAACATCAGTATCTACTGCAACACAGTGCTTGAGTGAAGGGTGAGCTGACAATGCTGCCATAATAGCATTCTTACCGTCACCTTCAGTTTGCTTGTTGATAGATACAACTGCATGCAACCAGCAGCAGCCTCCCTCAGTCAGGACAACATTTTCAACTGTAGGAACTGCATTTTTAACCGCCTTGTAAATCCTAGGTTCCTGTGGAAGCCCTTGAAGTAACTTATGTTCAAATCCTGCAGGAACAATTGCATGATAGCATGGATTGTCCTTTTTGATATGCATCTTGTTTAAATTAATAATCGGCTGGTCACGGATAATGTCGTAAGTATCAGTCAAATCAACGAAAGGACCTTCAGCAACGGTTTCAGTCACTGAAATATTACCTTCAAGAATGATGTCAGCTTGAGGAACTTCCAAATCACCGCATTTTATCAGTTCAAGTTCACCGTTCTTGAATGCATTTGCAACTTCCATTTCATTGTAGTCAATCGGTATTGAGGTAGTGCTTGCAAGAAGTATTGCAGGATCCATTCCGATAGCGATTGCAATGTCTAAGTCCTCACCTGCTTCCTGTGCATTTTGGAAGTAAGTGTAGAGGTTTCTAGGCACGATTCTGATAACCAGTCTTTTGTTGTCAAGCACCATCATACGATGGATTGAAGCGTTTTGAATGCCGGTTTTAGGATCACGTGCAAAGACAACACCTGCAGTGATATAAGCTCCGCCGTCACGTTTGTAATGGGTTAAAATAGGGATTTTATCCAAATCGATTTCCAAATTATCATATTCAGAAAAATCAGTGAATTTTTCAACTTTCAATGGGTTTTCCATTGCATCAATGATTTTTTCAGTAATCTCTGAAACTTCACAGTTGATTGACTTAGCGATTTTGTCACGTGTATTGCAGATTCCGGTAACAACAGGCATGTCATATCCTTTAACGTTTTTGACAATAACAGTGTCTTTAGGATATTCTCTCAATACTTTAGAGATTTCATATTCAGTTGAAAGCTCATCAGTAATTTCTATAATGTTTTCATCTTTAATGTTCATATTATCACTAGAATGTTATTTTTTTATCTTTTAGCTTATCAAGAAGGCCTACCATCTCAGGATTTCCAATACCGAGGATTTCACCAGTAAGAACTGCAGCATTTTTGCCGTTGTTTATGCCGACTGTTGCAACAGGCACTCCTGGAGGCATACTGACGGTAGTAAGCATATAATTGTCTCCATTTTCATTGGTACATGGAACTCCAATAACAGGTCTTGCAGTAAGACCGACAATTCCTCCTGTAACCTGTGAAGAGTTGGAGCTGACTCCAATGAATATTTTAGCATTTTTCATAGATTTGACATAATTAATGAATTTCTTGTTTGATCTGATTGGACAGACTACTTTTATGTCATATGTGATTTTAAGTCTTTCTAATATCTTGGTTATTTTTTTTGCAGTTGCAACATCATTTTGCCTTCCAACAATAATGGCCACTTCAGCGTCTTTGTTTTTGCATTCGCTGTTTTCTTCATCCACTTCAGCCTTATTTATTTCGAGATTTTTAATTCTTATAAAGTCATTTTCAATGTAAGGCCTGTCAATTACCTGAACTATGCTTTCATTGCTGTCAATAACTTTCATTGCATATTCTTTTCTAAGTTCAATGACTTTTTTGTGAACTTCGTCATCATGAAGACCGATAAACTGCGCTGCAAGTATCGCAGCATTGTCTCCACGGTCTATTCCAACGGTAGCAATTGGGGAAGGATATGGCATTTGAACAATTGATTCTAATGCATCTATTCCACCAGTCTTAACATCAACAGGCACTCCAATAACCGGTCTTGGTGTGTAAGCGGCAATTGAGCCTGGTAAGTGTGCAGCTAGACCTGCAATACCTATAAAAACTTCAATTCCAGCATCAGTACCTTGTGTCACAATTTCACGAACAAGATTAGGTGTTCTGTGGGCTGATGCTATTTTTAAACTGTATGGTATTTCCAATTTATCTAATATGTCCATGGATTTTTCTGCAATAGCAATATCTGATCCACTTCCAAGAATAATCATTATCTTTGCTGTCATTTTAAAATCCCTTCTAAAAAAATAAATTTTATATTCACTATAAAATATTGATTTTAATATATATTAAATTATCATTGATAAATTAATCCTGTTCCGCTTAGTGTCAACATCAAGAACCTTAACATCAACAATATCTCCGACACTGACTATGTCTAAGGGGTGCTTTACAAACCTGTCAGATACCAATTGTGAGATATGAACCAGTCCGTCCTGATGAACTCCAATATCTACAAAAGCACCAAAATCAACAATATTTCTTACAGTTCCCTGCATTACCATGCCGATTTCCAAATCATCAATTGATAACACGTTTTTCCTAAGCATAGGCTTTGGCATATCTTCACGAGGGTCACGACCAGGCTTTTTAAGCTCATGAATAATGTCTTTAAGGGTTTCAGGACCGATATGCAATTCCTCTGAAATTTCATCAAGGTCTATGTTATCCAATCTGAGATTGCTTTCACCGATATCATTGACTGAATAATTCAACTTCTTTAACAGTTTGAATGTTGCATCATATGATTCCGGATGGATTGTAGTGTTATCCAATGGATATTCGGGATTGTCAATTTTTACAAAACCTGCACACTGCTCAAAAGTCTTTTTACCAAGTTTGCTGACATTCAACAGTTCCTTACGGGAGCTGAAACTGCCGTTTTCCTCACGATACTTGATTATATTTTTTGCGGTAGTGTTTCCAATACCTGAAACATAATTCAACAGGCTTACAGAAGCAGTGTTTAGGTCAACTCCAACTTCATTAACTACTTTTTCAACTACACCGCCTAAAGATTCCGATAACTGTTTCTGATTCATGTCATGCTGGTATTGGCCGACACCAATGGATTTAGGGTCAATCTTAACAAGTTCAGCTAATGGATCCTGCAGTCTGCGGGCAATTGAAACCGCACTTCTTTCACCTTCTGAAAAATCAGGGAATTCCTCATCAGCCAATTTTGAAGCAGAATAGACTGATGCACCAGCTTCATTAACGATGATGTACTCGACACTAGTTCCTTTGATGATTTGTGCAACTATTTCTTCTGATTCCCGTGAAGCGGTACCATTGCCGATTGCAATGACATTAATATCATACTTGTCAATCAACTCACGAACAGTCTTAATTGACTCTTGAACCCTATTTTGCGGTTCGGTCGGATAAATCAGACTGGTATCCAAGACTTTTCCCGTTTCATCAATGATGGCCAACTTACATCCGGTTTTAAATGCAGGGTCCCATCCAAGAATGGTTTTGCCGACAAGTGGACTTTCCATCAGCAGCTGATTCAGGTTTCGGGCAAACACTTCAATTGATTTTTCCTCAGCCTTTTCAGTCAGATAGTTTCTGATTTCACGCTCAATTGCAGGTGAAATCAATCTTTTATATGCGTCCTTGACAGATTCTTTAATGATTGGAGTAGTGTATCTGTTGTACTCTATCTTTTCAGGGATTTTTGAAATGTTTTTAAGCATGTGTCTGTTGAGATATTCTATGATTTCATCAGTTTCACAAACAATCTTTACCTTAACAACTCCTTCCTTTTCAGCACGGTTGATTGCTAAAATCCTATGGGGTGGAATCTTTTTAATGTTTTCTGAATAATTATAGTATGTATCATATTCTGTGGATTTCTCCTTGTCTTTTGCTTTTGTCTCAATCTGGCTGGTATAAAAGGTATTCTGTCTTATCTTTTTTCTAAAAGTAGAATTATCTGAAATGATTTCTGCAATAATGTCCTGAGCACCCTGAATAGCATCTTCGGGAGTTTTAACCTCATCATTAACATAATTTAGGGCTATCTTTTTAACACTTTGTTTAACATCCTGCTTTAAAATGATGTCGGCTAATGGTTCAAGGCCTTTCTCACGTGCTTTGGTTGCTCTAGTCTGTTTTTTGCTTTTAAACGGCCTGTATATGTCTTCAAGTTCAACCAGTGTTTCAGCTTTAATGATTTTGTTTTTCAAATCATCGTCAAGTTTTCCAATCTCATCAATTCTTTTGATGATTTTTTCCTTTTTATCTTCCAGATTACGCAGATATTTTAACCTTTCATCAAATTTCCTTAGTGTTTCATCATTCAGTGAGCCGGTTACATCTTTTCTATACCGTGCGATGAATGGTATTGTGTTACCATCATCAATCAGTTTGATTACCTTTTTAACCTGCCAATTTTTTAGATTCAATTCTTTTTCGAGTGCTTTAACTATCATCAAATTCTACCTGAAAATATTTTTTTTCTTTTTCTAAATCAATTTTATTTCTTTTTGAATAATAATTTTTTGTTTAAATTAACAAAAACATTTATAACTATTTAATTAATAAAGTTATTAATGTAGTAACTTTTATTGGTGAATTTGAGTGTATTGGTTTTTAGTAATTATCGTATTTTTACTGGCTGGTATAAAAAGTGAAAAGCCTAAAAAGTACCAAAAGGTTTCAGTGATTATTCCCGCATATAATGAGGAGGAAACCGTTTCCAAAGTCATTGAAGTTGTAAGCAAGGTATCCTTTGTAGATGAGATCATCGTTGTTAATGACGGATCATCTGACAATACTGAAGCGGAAGCTACCAAAACGGGAGCAATAGTGATAAATCATGAAACAAATAAGGGAAAGGGTGAAGCGCTATACACTGGTTATAAGGAAGCGGAATGTGACATCATCGCATTCATCGATGCAGACATATACAATTTAACTTCACGTAAAGTAGAAGCGATGATTAAGCCTATTTTGGATGGCAAAACTGATATTACAAAGACAAAATTTTCACGTGCTAGCGGAAGGGTAACAGAACTTACCGCAAAGCCTTTACTTAACTTTTTCTTCCCGGAAATTTCATTTGAACAGCCTTTAAGCGGTCAGTTTGC
Coding sequences within:
- a CDS encoding UbiD family decarboxylase, with product MNIKDENIIEITDELSTEYEISKVLREYPKDTVIVKNVKGYDMPVVTGICNTRDKIAKSINCEVSEITEKIIDAMENPLKVEKFTDFSEYDNLEIDLDKIPILTHYKRDGGAYITAGVVFARDPKTGIQNASIHRMMVLDNKRLVIRIVPRNLYTYFQNAQEAGEDLDIAIAIGMDPAILLASTTSIPIDYNEMEVANAFKNGELELIKCGDLEVPQADIILEGNISVTETVAEGPFVDLTDTYDIIRDQPIINLNKMHIKKDNPCYHAIVPAGFEHKLLQGLPQEPRIYKAVKNAVPTVENVVLTEGGCCWLHAVVSINKQTEGDGKNAIMAALSAHPSLKHCVAVDTDVNIFDAEDVEYAIATRVKGDRDIMIVPNVRGSSLDPVAESDGTTTKIGVDATKSLKTLEKFERVSFGE
- the purE gene encoding 5-(carboxyamino)imidazole ribonucleotide mutase, which produces MTAKIMIILGSGSDIAIAEKSMDILDKLEIPYSLKIASAHRTPNLVREIVTQGTDAGIEVFIGIAGLAAHLPGSIAAYTPRPVIGVPVDVKTGGIDALESIVQMPYPSPIATVGIDRGDNAAILAAQFIGLHDDEVHKKVIELRKEYAMKVIDSNESIVQVIDRPYIENDFIRIKNLEINKAEVDEENSECKNKDAEVAIIVGRQNDVATAKKITKILERLKITYDIKVVCPIRSNKKFINYVKSMKNAKIFIGVSSNSSQVTGGIVGLTARPVIGVPCTNENGDNYMLTTVSMPPGVPVATVGINNGKNAAVLTGEILGIGNPEMVGLLDKLKDKKITF
- a CDS encoding Tex family protein, with amino-acid sequence MIVKALEKELNLKNWQVKKVIKLIDDGNTIPFIARYRKDVTGSLNDETLRKFDERLKYLRNLEDKKEKIIKRIDEIGKLDDDLKNKIIKAETLVELEDIYRPFKSKKQTRATKAREKGLEPLADIILKQDVKQSVKKIALNYVNDEVKTPEDAIQGAQDIIAEIISDNSTFRKKIRQNTFYTSQIETKAKDKEKSTEYDTYYNYSENIKKIPPHRILAINRAEKEGVVKVKIVCETDEIIEYLNRHMLKNISKIPEKIEYNRYTTPIIKESVKDAYKRLISPAIEREIRNYLTEKAEEKSIEVFARNLNQLLMESPLVGKTILGWDPAFKTGCKLAIIDETGKVLDTSLIYPTEPQNRVQESIKTVRELIDKYDINVIAIGNGTASRESEEIVAQIIKGTSVEYIIVNEAGASVYSASKLADEEFPDFSEGERSAVSIARRLQDPLAELVKIDPKSIGVGQYQHDMNQKQLSESLGGVVEKVVNEVGVDLNTASVSLLNYVSGIGNTTAKNIIKYREENGSFSSRKELLNVSKLGKKTFEQCAGFVKIDNPEYPLDNTTIHPESYDATFKLLKKLNYSVNDIGESNLRLDNIDLDEISEELHIGPETLKDIIHELKKPGRDPREDMPKPMLRKNVLSIDDLEIGMVMQGTVRNIVDFGAFVDIGVHQDGLVHISQLVSDRFVKHPLDIVSVGDIVDVKVLDVDTKRNRINLSMII